In Mytilus edulis chromosome 4, xbMytEdul2.2, whole genome shotgun sequence, the following proteins share a genomic window:
- the LOC139518929 gene encoding uncharacterized protein has protein sequence MASQSIPGPIVRQPSSPTLVGTRERRAKMGTSFEEERQPSIQVMDRLEHSIDEDQEESSEKKKRKTKRNSIRIIITRVFSAILVIADCVSDWLQYFEIIIPGLNEAKSDFEIIIPGLNEAKSDFERSFRSSPQASNQTCTSKSDVGDQFMYFTIAGTGGSLIQLANIIFQIYSEVEYLKKKKNKQFSEDNDGTPKKLLDGRTETLYSLLFIEIPQGILLMKYQDACLPSLSLKASKKYKRRVKQRIYAVVNGGIALLNNAFRYITCSKCCEEDIEDTTCGWCRVAIGKYIECFRCVVCSGSSKAKSKKPCGKCGGKCGGILPCFFPCLCFFFRYESPMLCGICGKKCVIDKCKCSTEPWSYKLSLCGFCYCHYCPLINPDDPEGGGQKCCDVTSGLCKCSDGTCFDGTIGCCDSSIGKCCDATGLSCNSSDGKCAVTIGCCEWSTGNCRTGKGTCLKCPERKPREPSDGCKCFDGKGCDDPSECFKSSYGKCCGGSDDLMKCSNACSNPFDYEPLACNVRLALIVNYGYLVLYFHIVFRMLFVFF, from the exons ATGGCTAGCCAATCTATTCCTGGGCCAATTGTCAGGCAACCATCATCTCCTACCTTGGTAGGGACCCGAGAGAGAAGGGCAAAGATGGGAACATCGTTTGAGGAGGAAAGACAACCATCAATCCAAGTAATGGACAGATTGGAACATTCGATAGACGAGGACCAAGAAGAATCTagtgaaaagaaaaaaaggaaaacaaaacgcAATTCGATTCGTATTATCATTACCAGGGTCTTCTCAGCAATATTAGTTATTGCAGACTGTGTTTCTGACTGGTTGcagtattttgaaattattataccCGGTTTAAATGAGGCCAAAagtgattttgaaattattataccCGGTTTAAATGAGGCCAAAAGTGATTTTGAACGATCGTTTCGCAGTTCACCGCAAGCATCGAACCAAACTTGCACAAGTAAGAGTGATGTTGGTGATCAATTTATGTACTTTACAATAGCGGGAACAGGGGGATCGTTAATCCAACTTGCAAATATTATCTTCCAGATTTACAGCGAAGTTGAGtatcttaaaaagaaaaagaataagcAATTTAGCGAAGATAACGACGGCACTCCTAAAAAACTACTGGATGGTAGGACAGAAACTCTTTATTCCTTACTTTTCATAGAAATACCACAAGGAATTCTTCTCATGAAGTACCAAGATGCATGCCTACCGAGTTTGAGTTTGAAGGCTTCTAAAAAATATAAACGTCGCGTTAAACAGCGTATTTATGCTGTCGTTAATGGTGGTATTGCACTTTTGAACAATGCTTTTCGTTATATAACATGCTCTAAATGTTGCGAAGAAGACATTGAAGACACAACTTGCGGATGGTGCCGTGTCGCTATAGGAAAGTATATTGAATGTTTTAGATGTGTTGTTTGTTCTGGCAGCTCTAAAGCAAAGTCCAAAAAACCATGCGGAAAGTGTGGTGGAAAGTGTGGTGGTATCCTTCCATGCTTCTTTCCGTGTTTGTGCTTTTTTTTCCG ATACGAATCCCCCATGTTGTGTGGCATTTGTGGAAAGAAATGCGTCATTGATAAGTGTAAATGTTCTACTGAACCGTGGTCCTACAAGCTTTCCTTGTGTGGATTCTGTTATTGCCACTACTGCCCACTTATTAACCCTGATGATCCCGAGGGAGGAGGACAAAAATGCTGCGATGTGACCAGTGGACTTTGTAAATGTTCAGACGGAACTTGCTTCGATGGGACAATCGGATGTTGTGATAGTTCAATAGGAAAATGCTGCGATGCGACAGGCTTGAGTTGCAACAGTTCAGACGGAAAATGCGCTGTGACAATCGGATGTTGCGAATGGTCAACCGGAAATTGCCGTACGGGAAAAGGGACTTGTTTGAAGTGTCCAGAAAGAAAACCCAGAGAACCCAGCGATGGATGCAAATGTTTTGACGGAAAAGGCTGCGATGACCCAAGCGAGTGTTTTAAATCTTCATATGGAAAATGTTGCGGTGGTTCAGACGATTTAATGAAATGTTCAAACGCATGTTCTAATCCTTTTGATTATGAACCTCTCGCATGCAACGTGCGACTTGCACTTATTGTTAATTATGGTTATTTGGTATTGTATTTTCATATCGTGTTtagaatgttgtttgtttttttttaa
- the LOC139518928 gene encoding uncharacterized protein: MQSNDMTTPSDIISDLSGVERQPKKECTSIEDIAEKYKYFTIAGTVLSVIQLANIIFQIYSEVKFMREKKQAVEGNDSTQKKMRDMILKYPKKLLDGRTETLYSVLFIEIPQGLLLLRYQDACVSLCGKDLKGKHLSRRIWSAANGGIALLNNAFRYLTCSLMCEEENEEDDKPGCCSGGGGKCVGCIRCLFKCLCPCLCCFHRYECLMCGCWICGKKCICDMCQCYTEPWFCKVFCGICTFHYCPLVDPEKPMGAQKCCDVTSECCNCSDLFDYEPLVFNTSLATVFNVLYVFVYFGNICSMFCLEFDYPIIENIISVILSAVSTVATTLF, encoded by the exons ATGCAGTCTAATGATATGACAACACCCTCAGACATTATCTCAGATCTTTCTGGTGTTGAACGACAACCGAAAAAAGAATGTACAAGTATAGAGGATATCGCAGAGAAGTATAAGTATTTTACCATTGCGGGAACAGTTCTGTCAGTAATCCAACTGGCTAATATCATATTTCAGATTTACAGTGAAGTTAAGTTCATGAGGGAGAAAAAGCAAGCGGTTGAAGGCAATGATAGCACTCAGAAGAAAATGAGGGATATGATTTTGAAATATCCTAAAAAATTACTGGATGGTAGGACAGAAACTCTTTATTCTGTTTTATTCATAGAAATTCCACAAGGACTTCTTCTCCTCCGTTACCAAGATGCGTGTGTATCTCTTTGTGGCAAGGATTTAAAGGGTAAACATCTGTCTAGACGTATTTGGTCTGCCGCTAATGGAGGTATTGCACTTTTGAACAATGCTTTTCGTTATCTTACATGCTCTCTAATGTGCGAAGAAGAAAATGAGGAAGATGACAAACCCGGTTGTTGCAGCGGTGGTGGAGGAAAGTGTGTTGGCTGTATAAGATGTCTCTTCAAATGCCTTTGTCCCTGTTTATGCTGCTTCCATCG ATACGAATGCCTTATGTGTGGCTGTTGGATTTGTGGAAAGAAATGCATCTGCGATATGTGTCAATGCTATACTGAACCGTggttttgtaaggttttttgtggaATTTGTACTTTTCACTACTGTCCACTTGTGGACCCTGAAAAACCAATGGGAGCTCAAAAATGTTGCGATGTGACAAGCGAGTGTTGTAACTGTTCTGATCTTTTTGATTATGAACCACTTGTATTTAACACTTCCCTTGCTACAGTTTTTAATGTTCTGTATGTGTTCGTGTATTTCGGGAACATATGCAGCATGTTTTGTCTTGAGTTTGATTATCCAATCATTGAAAATATTATCAGTGTGATACTGTCCGCCGTGTCCACCGTGGCCACCACactattttaa